The Dendropsophus ebraccatus isolate aDenEbr1 chromosome 6, aDenEbr1.pat, whole genome shotgun sequence nucleotide sequence aaaaaaaaattctcttgtggccagtcagaatcctgcgtgcagccacaacagtgactggcagaggagaaagccaatgtctgcttgttctgtccatccactgtatttgaCTATAAGagcgtattaggagcctcatggttatatacataggtgcaggagcagactaccttttgcttaaccctttatgtactgcaatgtgtaagtgacgcagtgttctcttacatgctgtaacacaaacacAGGGTTAATGCAGGAAACAATTAGCTCTACcctttgctactcctgcactgataacccctaacctctgcaggagctcagaggtcagaggttatcagagagctaattgtcttgagcttatattaacccttttttgtgttgcagcatgtaagagaacactgggtctcttacacactgcagtacataaggggttaagcaaaaggacacaggaggctcttatcttccctgggccccctccctccaggggccccatagcaaccaccttccctgcctctatggtagctacgccactggactaACTTATGTTTAAACATTCCAGTGCTAGCTGGTAACTGGACGAAGTCTTAACAGAAATGTAGAAAACAAgttaatatatctatatactattttatatatatatatatatatatatatatatatatatatatatatatgaggatacAAAATGGCTACTGTATTGCTATACAGAGAATAAACTCTTAACAGTGGCATAATACTGCGGTGTGATAGAtgtacccagacatgcttcccctgctgtaccagatgcatccagaggttttGGTATCATTATCTAAGGTGTcgttgtggacttggtgacctccaagtggtcgaatattgatttccaagtcccgagtatttttctcccatacacTATAATAGGATTTAATATTCGATCAAAGAGTTGAATATCGGGGGGGCTATTCGAAACGAGTTTCGtattttcaaatatttcactatttgctcatctctaatttctagTGCTTATATAATTCTCCTTTCTTCCTATGTATCTTCCATGTACCCTTATAAATCTAAATGGGAGGAAAGTCTATCTATATCAATGACTGATTATGGAAACAAGCGAACCCTATTGTATCTAGTGTCTCACATTGTTCTGATCATGTGGCAATATGGGAACAAATTCAGTACAGAATCTGGTATCTAGTTCCTTTATCTTTAATAAACGGCTCACCTAATAAATGTTGGAGGTGTGATGCAGTAGGTTCTTTTCTACACATTTGGAGGGAGTCTCAACCGAATAAAAATTTCTGGATGAAACTGGGCAACTTTTTATCTAGAATTTGCCTCACCAATCATATTCGCCTAGAACTAGTTCTATTAAATCTCAACGCAGATGCATTTCCTCCCAATATAATAGCCATTATAATTCACACCATAACCATTTAACCATTGCAAAACTAAAAGAAAAATTAGAACTCTATAGATATTAACGATAATTTTGggctcagatctaaatcaacgatcaacgacacgcgaaggatttttcgatcgttccctgcaattacacatcgtcccgtgtaatagggccctaaaggtctATCCTCTATCTCCAAAGGTCTCTGAATAATTGGTCAATGTTTTCTTAAAGGCGCCTTTCACTTCACTATTCCTCAGGCTGTAGATCAAAGGATTCAGCACAGGAGTAACAATCCCATAACTTACAGAAATATATTTCAGGTAAGAAGAGAATCTCGCTTGTCCCGTGTACATAGTCAGACTTGTCCCATAGAACATGATCACCACGGTGAGGTGGGAGGTGCAGGTGGAGAAGACTTTACATCTACCCTGAGCCGAATGGATGTGTAATATGGAgttaatgatacaaatataagtCACCACAATGAATATAAGAGGTAATAACAGAATATAAAAACTCTGAACAAACATGAAGAACTTAGTAGCAGAGAGATCCCCACACGCCAGCTCAAGAACCACCAAAATCTCACAAGCTACATGGTCCAGCTTGTTTCCTCGGCAGAACACAAGAGGTTTTATGAAGGTCGGGATAAGTGACAAATTAAAACTTACTACCCACATAATAACAGTGATGGATCTACATAGCCTCCAGCTTATAATGGTGGTGTAACGTAAGGGGGAGCATATAGCAACATACCGGTCATAGGCCATCACCGCCAGTAACAGACACTCAGCTATACCCAGAAGAAGACTAATGTTCATTTGGGCCAAACATCCGGTGACGGAAATTCTCCTTGGGTTAGAAAATGTATCATACAGCATTTTTGGTAAAGAGCTGGATGTGAAGCACAGATCGATAAAAGACAAATTACAGAGGAAATAATACATAGGAGTGTGTAACTGGGGGCTGAGGATGACGATGAAGACCAGGAAGCTGTTCCCCGTGATGGTCAGTATATACATCGCTAAAAAGACGACAAACTGTATAAGACAAGCCTGGAAATTCTGACAAAATCCGGTCAATAGCAACTCATTCAGCAAGGTCTGGTTGCCGTAATCCATGTCATGTACGCAGAACCTACAGAAGATATATTTTTCAGTCTAAAAGACTTATTAAATgttattactgaaaaaaaaaaatatatatatagtacctgTGTCAAGAGCCGGGCGGTGCGTTTGGCTTCTGGGACCACCAGAGCGTGTGGCAGGCCACCTAGAAACGATGACAACATCCCTGACAACTGgcgaatggttgctaggggcgcgccaACGATGTCCCTAGTTTCAATTGCCGTGACCGTGGCCACGCCGCACGTGTTTAGACAGGGCAGCTGGTCTGCATTGTATTTTGGCTGACTGCCAGTCAGCTCTCTGTGTATTTCAGGGGGCTGGAGACTGCAGTCCCTATaggtcctggggctgggactccagtccCTATAAACCACTACCCCTATCATCCATAGGTGGCTCTTTGTGTGTGCCTAAGCTAGCTATTCTTATCCTGTTTGTGAATTCTCTGGTTTGGGATTCTTGGCGTGACTCCCTGACTTTCCCTTCTGGTTCTGACTTGTACTGCGACGACCGCTAGTTACTGACCTGCCTTGTGGACCTTGTAGTCATTGCGTTTGACTTGTCTCTGTCTATGTGTTTCACAATATCTATTGTAGCGActagtcttcaggttggggccagCCTGTAgcaatgagcaaacttgccgaaccccaaaatttggcatttgactccaaCTGGAATGAAATACTAAGAGTATGGGATGAGACGAACGTCACAGAACCCGAATCTTtgacaagttcgctcatcactagctgtAGGGCCAGCTCCAAGTCTGCTGGGATGTGTATACATTTTGGAGATTCACAGATTATAAGGAAACAATTTTCTAAAACCACAAAGATTTTGTTgaagcacaaaaatgaaagttACTAAAAGTCAATTCCTAAAAAACTGATAATTCCACAATTCTAATTATAGAACTTACAGTCAAAACTTGTCCGAATGTTATAAAATATCCTCTAAATCTGATCCTCTACATTTCCGTCAGGTTACAACGTCCGTCACATCTGATGGAGGAACAGCACAGATGACAGACCCTATGATGGAGCCAGTGTAGCTGATCCGCCAGTCACTGCTGGTGTCCGTCCCTCACAGCTTCCATCAGACACGTTTTCTGTACTTTACGTGGTGATTGTATAGTGATTAAAGCAAAAATTATTTCTTCATTCTTGAAAGAAAAGATCTTGAGTTTTCCTAGATGTATAGGATACGGAGATGGAGTCACACAGTTGATGGTGCCATCAGCCCTGTTACCTATATACCACTTACAGCCATGTTATCAGG carries:
- the LOC138795346 gene encoding olfactory receptor 13C9-like; protein product: MYILTITGNSFLVFIVILSPQLHTPMYYFLCNLSFIDLCFTSSSLPKMLYDTFSNPRRISVTGCLAQMNISLLLGIAECLLLAVMAYDRYVAICSPLRYTTIISWRLCRSITVIMWVVSFNLSLIPTFIKPLVFCRGNKLDHVACEILVVLELACGDLSATKFFMFVQSFYILLLPLIFIVVTYICIINSILHIHSAQGRCKVFSTCTSHLTVVIMFYGTSLTMYTGQARFSSYLKYISVSYGIVTPVLNPLIYSLRNSEVKGAFKKTLTNYSETFGDRG